From a single Xiphophorus maculatus strain JP 163 A chromosome 5, X_maculatus-5.0-male, whole genome shotgun sequence genomic region:
- the naa15 gene encoding N-alpha-acetyltransferase 15, NatA auxiliary subunit: MPTVTLPPKENALFKRILRCYEHKQYRNGLKFCKQILSNSKFAEHGETLAMKGLTLNCLGKKEEAYDLVRRGLRNDLKSHVCWHVYGLLQRSDKKYDEAIKCYRNALKWDKDNLQILRDLSLLQIQMRDLEGYRETRYQLLQLRPAQRASWIGYAIAYHLLEDYEMAAKIIEEFRKTQQTSPDKVDYEYSELLLYQNQVLREAGLYKEALDHLSNYEKQICDKLAVEETRGELLLKLERLDEATEVYRRLQERNPENWSYYHGLEKALKPSSVEERLKIYEETWEKFPKGLVPCRLPLNFLSGEKFRECLDRYLRMNFSKGCPPVFTTLKSLYGDKEKVAIIEELVVSYETSLKSCRMFSQNDDGKEEPPTTLLWVQYFLAQHYDMIGQQTLALEHINTAIESTPTLIELFLIKAKIYKHAGNIREAAQWMDEAQALDTADRFINSKCAKYMLKAGMIKEAEEMCSKFTREGASAVENLNEMQCMWFQTECALAYKTMNKFGEALKKCHEIERHFVEITDDQFDFHTYCMRKMTLRSYVDLLKLEDVLRMHPFYYKAATTAIQIYLSLHDNPLTDDSKELQADTANLSDKELKKLRNKQRRAQKKAQLEEEKKNAEKEKQLKNQKKKKEDDDEEIGGPKEELIPEKLVKVENPLEEAVKFLTPLKHLVKDKIETHLLAFEIYFRKEKSLLMLQSVKRALSIDPDHPWLHQCLVRFFKGVSESKELPDMVRTVLKQEITRLFGDSNAKSFNQAYLTKHSDSIPHRLAAAKMMVYLDSSTEAKAAELATSLDESLNNRTIQTCTEVLDCLRSGSLGDCKEHAESYRAECHKLYPYTLAFMPPGYEENTKMANGDVSTETEELANEM; encoded by the exons ATGCCCACGGTTACTTTACCGCCGAAGGAGAATGCTCTCTTCAAGAGGATTTTG CGATGTTACGAGCACAAACAGTACAGAAATGGGCTCAAGTTCTGCAAACAGATCCTGTCCAACTCCAAATTTGCAGAACATGGAG AGACGCTGGCAATGAAGGGCTTGACCCTCAACTGCCTGGGGAAGAAGGAGGAGGCCTACGACCTGGTGAGGAGAGGCCTTCGCAACGACCTCAAGAGCCACGTCT GCTGGCACGTCTACGGTTTACTGCAGCGCTCCGACAAGAAGTACGACGAGGCCATCAAGTGTTACCGCAACGCTTTGAAGTGGGATAAGGACAACCTGCAGATCCTCAGAGATCTGTCACTGCTGCAGATCCAGATGAGGGACCTCGAGGGATACAGG GAGACGAGGTACCAGCTCCTGCAGCTGCGCCCCGCCCAGCGGGCCTCTTGGATCGGATACGCCATCGCCTATCACCTTCTTGAAGATTATGAAATGGCTGCAAAAATCATTGAAGAGTTCAGGAAAACACAGCAG ACGTCTCCGGACAAGGTGGACTACGAGTACAGCGAGCTGCTGCTGTACCAGAACCAGGTGCTGAGAGAGGCCGGTCTGTACAAGGAGGCCCTCGATCATCTGTCCAACTACGAGAAGCAGATCTGTGACAAACTTGCCGTGGAGGAGACGCGAG GAGAGTTGCTGCTGAAGTTGGAGCGTCTGGACGAAGCCACAGAGGTCTACAGGCGTCTGCAGGAGAGAAACCCGGAGAACTGGTCCTATTACCACGGCCTGGAGAAAGCCCTGAAACCCA GCAGCGTTGAGGAAAGACTCAAGATCTATGAAGAAACCTGGGAGAAGTTTCCTAAGGGCCTGGTTCCTTGCAGGCTGCCACTTAACTTCCTCTCAG GTGAGAAGTTCAGGGAGTGCCTGGATAGATACCTGAGGATGAACTTCAGTAAAGGCTGCCCGCCTGTCTTCACCACGCTCAAGTCGCTGTACGGTGACAAAGAAAAG GTGGCAATTATAGAGGAATTAGTGGTCAGCTATGAAACGTCGTTGAAAAGCTGTCGAATGTTCAGCCAGAACG ATGACGGTAAGGAGGAGCCTCCCACCACGCTGCTCTGGGTGCAGTACTTCCTTGCTCAGCACTACGACATGATCGGTCAGCAGACCCTGGCTCTCGAACACATCAACACCGCCATCGAGAGCACGCCCACGCTCATCGAACTCTTCCTCATCAAAGCCAAGATCTACAAG CATGCTGGGAACATCAGAGAGGCGGCTCAGTGGATGGACGAGGCCCAGGCTCTGGACACCGCCGACCGGTTCATCAACTCCAAGTGTGCCAAGTACATGCTGAAGGCGGGCATGATCAAAGAGGCGGAGGAGATGTGCTCCAAGTTCACACGG GAGGGAGCGTCGGCGGTGGAGAACCTGAACGAGATGCAGTGCATGTGGTTCCAGACCGAATGTGCGCTCGCCTACAAAACCATGAACAAGTTTGGAGAAGCCCTGAAGAAGTGTCACGAGATCGAGAGG CATTTTGTGGAGATCACAGACGACCAGTTCGACTTCCACACCTACTGCATGAGGAAGATGACGCTACGCTCCTACGTGGACCTCCTGAAGCTGGAGGATGTTCTCCGCATGCATCCGTTCTACTACAAGGCTGCCACCACGGCGATCCAGATTTACCTGAGCCTCCATGACAATCCCCTGACGGACGACAGCAAAGAGCTGCAGGCGGACAcgg CCAACCTGTCTGATAAAGAGCTGAAGAAGCTGAGGAACAAACAGCGAAGAGCCCAGAAGAAGGCACAGctggaggaagagaagaagaacgcagagaaggagaagcagctgaagaaccagaagaagaagaaggaggatgATGACGAGGAAATCGGAGGGCCAAAAGAGGAGCTCATTCCTGAGAAACTGGTCAAG GTAGAAAATCCGCTGGAGGAAGCAGTCAAGTTCCTGACGCCGCTGAAGCACCTGGTTAAAGACAAGATTGAGACTCACCTGTTGGCCTTTGAGATTTACTTCAGGAAAG AAAAATCCCTGTTGATGCTCCAGTCGGTGAAGAGAGCCCTCAGCATCGATCCGGACCACCCGTGGCTTCACCAGTGTCTGGTGCGCTTCTTTAAAGGAG TTTCGGAGAGCAAGGAACTGCCGGACATGGTCAGGACGGTGCTGAAGCAGGAAATCACCCGGCTGTTTGGAGACAGCAACGCTAAGAGCTTCAACCAGGCCTACCTCACCAAGCACTCCGACTCCATACCACACCGACTGGCTG CTGCTAAGATGATGGTGTATCTGGACTCGTCAACGGAAGCGAAAGCAGCAGAACTGGCCACATCACTGGACGAGTCGCTCAACAACAGAACTATACAA ACCTGCACAGAAGTCCTGGATTGTCTTCGGAGCGGCTCGCTGGGAGACTGTAAAGAACATGCGGAGTCGTACCGTGCCGAGTGTCACAAGCTTTACCCCTATACGTTAGCTTTCATGCCCCCCGGCTACGAGGAGAACACAAAGATGGCGAATGGAGACGTTTCCACAGAAACGGAGGAGCTAGCCAACGAGATGTAA